The following proteins are encoded in a genomic region of Micropterus dolomieu isolate WLL.071019.BEF.003 ecotype Adirondacks linkage group LG04, ASM2129224v1, whole genome shotgun sequence:
- the si:ch211-243a20.3 gene encoding uncharacterized protein si:ch211-243a20.3 — MAPPLLLMVLMVVALATGARSASEENEVDYGYWNYREGADRVNVASVRSVTRVLDAWGKRIFNEIKILLHSQPSTLLPDYSRVRPLSESVNDLFREVSLLRRRITELSHRLANLEPFLRHHGYREERGEEAGGGQELASRSLRGQVASLALYGPRASPPRRSRVVSRRLVRVPSMGVKLVQRERLTDGGE, encoded by the exons ATGGCCCCTCCCTTGCTGTTGATGGTGCTGATGGTGGTTGCCTTGGCAACTGGGGCCCGTTCAGCCAGCGAGGAGAATGAAGTGGATTATGGGTACTGGAACTACAGAGAAGGAG CTGATCGTGTGAATGTGGCCTCAGTGCGCAGTGTCACCAGAGTTTTAGACGCCTGGGGAAAACGCATCTTCAATGAAATCAAGATTTTACTGCACTCTCAGCCCAGCACGCTGCTGCCTGACTACTCCAG GGTGCGCCCTCTGTCCGAGTCCGTTAACGACCTATTCAGAGAAGTGTCCCTTCTGCGCCGGCGCATCACCGAGCTTTCTCATCGGCTTGCAAACCTGGAACCGTTCCTCCGTCATCACGGCTACCGGGAGGAGCGGGGAGAGGAGGCGGGAGGCGGCCAGGAGCTGGCATCTCGGAGCTTGAGAGGACAGGTAGCGAGTCTGGCCCTGTACGGCCCGAGGGCGAGTCCGCCGAGGCGGAGCCGGGTGGTGAGCAGAAGACTGGTGAGAGTCCCCAGTATGGGAGTGAAGCTGGTTCAGAGAGAGAGGCTGACTGATGGAGGGGAGTGA
- the si:ch211-243a20.4 gene encoding uncharacterized protein si:ch211-243a20.4 yields MEAQRFWHLSFKSTWIFVFFFSSVCSGMPPLKIHLKSTVFVALTGEDLNIESSLDVPANQSGDMLRCFDPKNREIYSCEVRETAGQSQQLTLLLKNLSCSGEYRCQYKTANVYWFLLVRNEGYKDIVNLESTELITVAVFTGVLLVFSVVGSVCVFRGHWKEHITEDGKAGRKRKQNKEKKERETEEDNVDVIPAQSTSFYASLEPRPRSIYDVLDHSAANRKSENDKSKPKKMDPQKTKGETTQPKEEGVFESVYENF; encoded by the exons ATGGAAGCTCAAAGATTTTGGCATCTTTCTTTCAAGTCGACATGgatatttgtctttttcttctcttctgtatGCTCAGGAATGCCCCCACTAA AAATACACCTCAAAAGCACAGTCTTTGTGGCCCTCACAGGCGAAGACCTCAACATTGAATCTAGTTTGGACGTGCCAGCAAACCAAAGTGGGGACATGTTGAGGTGCTTCGATCCTAAGAACAGAGAGATATACAGCTGTGAAGTCCGTGAGACGGCTGGTCAGTCACAACAATTGACACTGTTGCTGAAAAACCTGAGTTGTTCAGGAGAATACCGTTGCCAATATAAAACAGCCAATGTGTACTGGTTCCTCCTAGTGAGAA ACGAGGGTTACAAGGATATTGTAAATTTGGAGTCCACAGAACTCATCACAGTTGCCGTCTTCACTGGTGTGCTGCTGGTTTTCAGTGTGGTCGGCTCGGTGTGTGTCTTCAGAGGACATTGG AAAGAACACATCACTGAAGATGGCAAGGCTGGCAGAAAACGAaagcagaacaaagaaaaaaaggagagagagacagaggaagacaaTGTGGATGTAATACCTGCTCAGTCTACGTCTTTCTATGCT AGTCTAGAGCCTCGGCCCAGGTCGATTTATGATGTGCTGGACCACTCGGCTGCCAACAGAAAGTCAGAAAATGACAAATCAAAACCCAAGAAAATGGACCCCCAAAAAACG AAGGGGGAAACCACACAACCCAAGGAAGAAGGCGTGTTTGAGTCTGTCTACGAGAATTTCTGA
- the f8a gene encoding 40-kDa huntingtin-associated protein isoform X1 — protein sequence MAALLLVVLPGSVCFSALIMAAEGDFLARYRAVSNKLKKRFLRKPNVAEASEQFGQLAKELKQQDCLQYAAFCNLAMARCEQTLFNAPGEALALTDAARLFLSSEKENRALQAPGFDEHLQAALNCYSFAIKVYIEMNQPVMAASLCLELGNALKEMNRPGEAIVHYQRAAELQTQTPIEALLSMGEMATCKILTRDYDGALSVFTEMQLLCQERGLQLPGTSTPVGAFLDIVAKCEISRVLLLMLLEPPPQKLLPEHAQTLERYAWESFDPHSQVTFLPDNVFLLLQSVVMACQEKDTESLKSLQTELWPFLSAEQNHLLHLVVQERITPSGQGI from the exons ATGGCAGCGCTCCTGTTAGTTGTACTTCCTGGTTcggtttgtttttctgcattgaTCATGGCTGCAGAGGGCGACTTTCTGGCGAGATATCGTGCGGTgtcaaataaactgaaaaa ACGTTTTCTCCGGAAGCCCAATGTAGCAGAGGCGAGCGAGCAGTTTG GTCAGTTAGCCAAGGAGCTGAAGCAGCAGGACTGCCTTCAGTATGCTGCCTTCTGTAACCTGGCCATGGCTCG CTGTGAGCAGACTCTTTTTAATGCTCCTGGAGAGGCTTTGGCGTTAACCGATGCTGCCCGCCTCTTTCTCTCGTCTGAGAAGGAGAACAGGGCTCTGCAGGCCCCGGGCTTTGATGAGCACCTTCAGGCTGCACTTAACTGCTACAGTTTTGCCATCAAG GTGTACATTGAGATGAACCAGCCTGTGATGGCAGCCAGCCTGTGTCTAGAACTTGGCAACGCACTCAAG GAGATGAATAGACCAGGAGAGGCTATTGTTCATTACCAGAGGGCTGCAGAGTTGCAGACACAGACGCCAATTGAAGCTCTGCTGTCAATGGGAGAAATGGCCACGTGTAAAATTCTCACCC gTGACTATGACGGTGCTTTGTCAGTGTTCACGGAGATGCAGCTGTTGTGCCAGGAGAGAGGACTGCAGCTACCAGGCACCAGCACCCCTGTTG GGGCATTTCTGGACATTGTGGCAAAATGTGAGATCTCCAGAGTACTACTGCTGATGTTGCTTGAG CCTCCGCCTCAGAAGTTGTTACCAGAACATGCCCAGACCCTGGAGAGATACGCGTGGGAGTCTTTTGACCCTCACAGCCAAG TGACCTTCCTGCCTGATAATGTTTTCCTGCTCCTGCAGTCTGTAGTG ATGGCATGTCAGGAGAAAGACACAGAGTCCCTTAAGTCTCTTCAGACAGAGCTATG GCCATTTCTGAGTGCTGAGCAGAATCACCTTCTCCACCTGGTGGTTCAGGAGCGCATCACACCGTCTGGCCAAGGCATCTAG
- the f8a gene encoding 40-kDa huntingtin-associated protein isoform X2, with translation MAALLLVVLPGSVCFSALIMAAEGDFLARYRAVSNKLKKRFLRKPNVAEASEQFGQLAKELKQQDCLQYAAFCNLAMARCEQTLFNAPGEALALTDAARLFLSSEKENRALQAPGFDEHLQAALNCYSFAIKVYIEMNQPVMAASLCLELGNALKEMNRPGEAIVHYQRAAELQTQTPIEALLSMGEMATCKILTRDYDGALSVFTEMQLLCQERGLQLPGTSTPVGAFLDIVAKCEISRVLLLMLLEPPPQKLLPEHAQTLERYAWESFDPHSQDGMSGERHRVP, from the exons ATGGCAGCGCTCCTGTTAGTTGTACTTCCTGGTTcggtttgtttttctgcattgaTCATGGCTGCAGAGGGCGACTTTCTGGCGAGATATCGTGCGGTgtcaaataaactgaaaaa ACGTTTTCTCCGGAAGCCCAATGTAGCAGAGGCGAGCGAGCAGTTTG GTCAGTTAGCCAAGGAGCTGAAGCAGCAGGACTGCCTTCAGTATGCTGCCTTCTGTAACCTGGCCATGGCTCG CTGTGAGCAGACTCTTTTTAATGCTCCTGGAGAGGCTTTGGCGTTAACCGATGCTGCCCGCCTCTTTCTCTCGTCTGAGAAGGAGAACAGGGCTCTGCAGGCCCCGGGCTTTGATGAGCACCTTCAGGCTGCACTTAACTGCTACAGTTTTGCCATCAAG GTGTACATTGAGATGAACCAGCCTGTGATGGCAGCCAGCCTGTGTCTAGAACTTGGCAACGCACTCAAG GAGATGAATAGACCAGGAGAGGCTATTGTTCATTACCAGAGGGCTGCAGAGTTGCAGACACAGACGCCAATTGAAGCTCTGCTGTCAATGGGAGAAATGGCCACGTGTAAAATTCTCACCC gTGACTATGACGGTGCTTTGTCAGTGTTCACGGAGATGCAGCTGTTGTGCCAGGAGAGAGGACTGCAGCTACCAGGCACCAGCACCCCTGTTG GGGCATTTCTGGACATTGTGGCAAAATGTGAGATCTCCAGAGTACTACTGCTGATGTTGCTTGAG CCTCCGCCTCAGAAGTTGTTACCAGAACATGCCCAGACCCTGGAGAGATACGCGTGGGAGTCTTTTGACCCTCACAGCCAAG ATGGCATGTCAGGAGAAAGACACAGAGTCCCTTAA